One window of the Glycocaulis alkaliphilus genome contains the following:
- the proB gene encoding glutamate 5-kinase, whose product MAASASELISGVRRAVVKIGSSLLIDAQTGGPDTARFEAIAGALARWRARGIETVLVSSGAVALGRKRLNLPAGKLALDQKQAAAAAGQTALMMAWNGALEPHGMPAAQALLTFDDMESRRRWLNARATLDALLAAGALPVINENDTVATAELRYGDNDRLAARVAQMCDAELLVLLSDVDGLYSADPSRVPGAKLVAHVAAITPEIEALGGEPGKAGTGTGGMASKIAAARIAARAGIATIIAAGAEDDPLDRLSRGAPHTVFAPETSRTNARRSWISGAIAPRGTLHLDDGAARAVRSGKSLLPAGIARVDGEFSRGETVALAGVDGAVLAKGISAYGAEELRRIAGLRSADIEAVLGYRRGVAAIHVNDLVLEDQG is encoded by the coding sequence GTGGCTGCGTCCGCATCCGAGCTGATTTCCGGTGTGCGCCGCGCCGTCGTGAAAATCGGTTCTTCCCTTCTCATTGATGCGCAAACGGGCGGTCCGGACACCGCCCGTTTCGAGGCGATTGCCGGAGCGCTGGCGCGCTGGCGTGCGCGCGGCATCGAAACCGTACTGGTATCCTCTGGCGCCGTGGCGCTGGGCCGCAAGCGGCTGAACCTGCCCGCCGGCAAGCTGGCACTCGATCAGAAGCAGGCCGCCGCAGCAGCAGGACAGACGGCGCTGATGATGGCGTGGAATGGCGCGCTGGAACCCCACGGCATGCCCGCCGCGCAGGCGCTTTTGACTTTTGATGACATGGAAAGCCGCCGCCGCTGGCTCAATGCGCGCGCGACACTGGATGCGCTGCTGGCTGCCGGTGCGCTGCCCGTCATCAATGAGAATGATACGGTTGCCACCGCCGAGCTGCGCTATGGTGATAATGACCGGCTGGCCGCGCGCGTGGCGCAGATGTGCGATGCGGAACTGCTCGTCCTCCTGTCGGACGTGGACGGGCTCTACAGCGCTGATCCGTCGCGTGTTCCCGGCGCAAAGCTCGTCGCCCATGTCGCGGCGATAACGCCGGAGATCGAGGCGCTGGGCGGGGAGCCGGGCAAGGCCGGCACAGGCACGGGCGGCATGGCGTCGAAGATTGCCGCTGCGCGCATTGCCGCGCGGGCTGGCATCGCCACGATCATTGCCGCTGGCGCTGAAGATGATCCGCTGGACAGGCTGAGCAGAGGCGCGCCCCATACGGTGTTTGCACCGGAGACCTCGCGTACCAATGCGCGGCGCAGCTGGATTTCCGGTGCGATAGCGCCTCGGGGTACGCTTCACCTCGACGATGGAGCGGCCCGGGCTGTACGGTCGGGCAAAAGCCTGCTGCCCGCCGGGATCGCGCGGGTGGACGGTGAGTTCTCGCGCGGGGAGACAGTGGCGTTGGCGGGCGTTGACGGCGCGGTGCTCGCCAAGGGAATTTCTGCCTACGGGGCGGAGGAATTGCGCCGGATTGCGGGCCTGCGCTCAGCCGATATTGAAGCGGTGCTGGGCTACCGGCGCGGCGTGGCCGCCATCCATGTCAACGATCTGGTGCTGGAGGATCAGGGATGA
- a CDS encoding glutamate-5-semialdehyde dehydrogenase yields the protein MSKYQPGWAGRAGADLRAAARTLADTSADRRTAALTAMADALQAASKSVLAANADDVARAQSNGTGGAMLDRLRLDPARLDGIVEGIRAVARHTDPIGREIMRWTRPNGLVMAQVRVPIGAIGVIFESRPNVAADAAALCVRSGNAVVLRGGSDAASSVAAIIAALRGGLREAGLPEAIITTPPDADRAYVGDMLAGVDGALDLVIPRGGKALVKRVQEEARVPVLGHLDGLCHVYVDGAAEPDMAERLVVNSKMRRTGVCNAAECVLIDRQAGEAMVTRLVSALQAAGCEVRGDSAVRALASSVTPASPEDFDTEYLDAIVSMAVVEGVEGALVHITRHGSGHTEAIITGDETAAHTFLARVDAGVVMHNASTGFSDGGEFGFGAEIGIATGRIHARGPVGADQLTSWKYQVFGTGQTRP from the coding sequence ATGAGCAAGTATCAGCCCGGCTGGGCAGGCCGCGCTGGCGCAGACCTTCGCGCCGCTGCGCGCACGCTGGCAGACACAAGCGCGGACAGGCGTACCGCCGCGCTCACCGCCATGGCCGATGCGCTTCAGGCAGCCTCAAAAAGCGTGCTGGCTGCCAATGCGGATGATGTGGCCCGCGCTCAAAGCAATGGAACGGGCGGGGCCATGCTGGACCGGCTGCGCCTTGACCCGGCAAGGCTTGATGGGATTGTCGAGGGTATCCGCGCCGTTGCCCGTCACACCGACCCGATAGGGCGTGAGATCATGCGCTGGACGCGTCCCAACGGCCTCGTCATGGCGCAGGTGCGCGTGCCCATCGGCGCGATCGGTGTGATCTTTGAAAGCCGCCCTAACGTGGCTGCTGATGCGGCGGCCCTGTGCGTGCGTTCAGGCAATGCAGTGGTGCTGCGCGGCGGATCGGACGCGGCCTCCAGCGTCGCGGCTATTATCGCGGCACTGCGAGGCGGCTTGCGCGAGGCGGGCCTGCCGGAAGCCATCATCACCACGCCGCCCGATGCAGACCGCGCCTATGTGGGTGACATGCTGGCCGGGGTGGATGGCGCGCTGGATCTCGTCATTCCGCGCGGCGGCAAGGCGCTGGTCAAACGCGTGCAGGAAGAGGCACGGGTGCCGGTGCTCGGTCATCTCGACGGGCTCTGCCATGTCTATGTGGATGGCGCAGCGGAGCCGGACATGGCCGAACGCCTGGTGGTGAACTCCAAGATGCGCCGCACCGGCGTGTGCAATGCGGCTGAGTGCGTGCTGATCGACCGGCAGGCTGGCGAAGCGATGGTCACGCGCCTCGTCAGCGCCCTGCAGGCTGCCGGGTGCGAGGTGCGTGGCGACAGCGCGGTGCGAGCCCTCGCGTCTTCTGTGACGCCCGCCAGCCCGGAAGATTTCGACACCGAATATCTCGACGCCATCGTCTCCATGGCGGTGGTGGAGGGGGTGGAAGGCGCGCTGGTTCATATCACCCGCCATGGTTCCGGCCATACCGAGGCGATCATCACCGGCGACGAGACGGCAGCGCACACCTTCCTCGCCCGCGTGGATGCCGGCGTAGTCATGCACAATGCCTCGACCGGATTTTCAGACGGCGGAGAGTTCGGCTTCGGAGCCGAGATAGGCATCGCCACGGGCCGCATCCATGCGCGCGGACCCGTCGGCGCCGATCAGCTCACCAGCTGGAAGTACCAGGTGTTTGGGACGGGGCAGACAAGACCCTAG
- the bioB gene encoding biotin synthase BioB, producing the protein MTLSLIDTIRAAGTPRSDWSREEVKAIHDAPFAELMHAAGEIHRLHHRAGEVQKSQLLSIKTGGCAEDCGYCNQSAKFDTGLKASKLMDTDTVLEKARAAKAGGATRFCMGAAWRSLKTRDEPKICEMIEGVKALGLETCMTLGMLEEGQAERLKEAGLDYYNHNLDTSPEYYEKIITTRTWEDRIETLARVRSAGIKVCCGGIIGMGEGAEDRIGLLTELARLDPHPESVPINHLVPVSGTPLSGSAPLDGLDFVRAIATARIIMPLSVVRLSAGREGMSRELQALCILAGAGSIFVGEELLTTPNPSLTRDAQMFETLGLEAR; encoded by the coding sequence ATGACGCTTTCACTGATCGACACGATTCGCGCTGCGGGCACGCCCCGTTCTGACTGGTCCCGCGAAGAGGTCAAGGCGATCCATGATGCGCCCTTTGCCGAACTGATGCATGCGGCGGGCGAAATCCACCGCCTCCATCACCGTGCTGGCGAGGTGCAGAAGAGCCAGCTCCTCTCCATCAAGACCGGCGGATGCGCAGAAGATTGCGGATATTGCAATCAGTCCGCCAAATTCGATACCGGGCTTAAAGCGTCCAAGCTCATGGACACGGATACGGTGCTGGAAAAGGCGCGTGCGGCCAAGGCGGGCGGGGCCACGCGTTTTTGCATGGGCGCGGCCTGGCGCTCGCTAAAGACACGCGACGAGCCGAAAATCTGCGAGATGATTGAAGGCGTGAAGGCGCTCGGCCTGGAGACCTGCATGACGCTTGGCATGCTGGAAGAGGGCCAGGCCGAACGGCTCAAAGAGGCGGGGCTCGACTATTACAATCACAATCTGGATACCTCGCCGGAATACTACGAAAAGATCATCACCACCCGCACCTGGGAGGACCGGATAGAGACGCTTGCACGGGTACGCAGCGCGGGCATCAAGGTGTGCTGCGGCGGTATTATCGGCATGGGCGAAGGGGCGGAGGACCGTATTGGCCTTCTGACCGAGCTGGCCCGGCTGGACCCGCACCCGGAAAGCGTGCCGATCAATCATCTGGTGCCGGTATCGGGCACGCCGCTTTCCGGGTCGGCTCCGCTGGACGGGCTTGATTTCGTGCGCGCCATCGCCACCGCCCGGATCATCATGCCGCTCTCGGTGGTGCGTCTGTCGGCGGGCCGCGAAGGCATGAGCCGGGAGTTGCAGGCCTTGTGCATTCTCGCCGGTGCGGGCTCGATCTTCGTCGGCGAGGAGCTGCTGACCACGCCCAACCCGTCTTTGACGCGCGATGCGCAGATGTTCGAGACGCTGGGGCTGGAGGCGCGTTAG
- a CDS encoding VanZ family protein has product MFSPWWGWLFLMALLATSVFALWPGNASSPSALGWHVVHHLAAFIILTMLGRAAWPGLRRVWLFALLWAYGGLIELLQSLPVINRSMSLYDWAVDAAGIMLGLVLVWIAGRLAGEPW; this is encoded by the coding sequence GTGTTCAGCCCCTGGTGGGGCTGGCTTTTCCTGATGGCGCTTCTGGCCACCAGCGTCTTCGCCCTTTGGCCAGGCAATGCCAGCTCGCCCTCAGCGCTGGGCTGGCATGTCGTTCACCATCTCGCCGCCTTCATCATACTGACCATGCTGGGGCGCGCCGCATGGCCTGGCCTGCGCCGGGTCTGGCTCTTTGCGCTTCTCTGGGCCTATGGCGGGCTGATAGAGCTTCTGCAATCGCTGCCGGTCATCAACCGTTCCATGTCGCTCTATGACTGGGCCGTGGATGCTGCCGGGATCATGCTGGGCCTTGTTCTGGTCTGGATCGCGGGCCGCCTGGCCGGTGAGCCGTGGTAG
- a CDS encoding heme-dependent oxidative N-demethylase subunit alpha family protein — translation MVETGRTLHTPWRDGPPRFAVGLKPIPPESWLVPDTQAASLPARRSLLANRALTSFEAAAAGPAAREAAARAIGHLQDAGMDAPELAEGLPALWQLAHHVSDDLVLMMPGRDGWYVGAAVLTSPTFFSLPHAAGKTLHALHRPVPGGEQLSSRIARVFDHVRPGQVLERFNWTLQAGDDRFTPDGAPLRARALAAEPGDVEALLHVRVERQTITKLATSGAVLFTIRICLDPVAALDAKEKAALGAAWHGADDAARGYKKWAVLDHLVATALPLP, via the coding sequence GTGGTAGAAACCGGACGCACGCTGCACACACCCTGGCGCGATGGCCCGCCGCGCTTTGCTGTTGGCCTGAAGCCCATACCGCCGGAGAGCTGGCTTGTCCCTGATACACAGGCCGCCAGCCTGCCGGCGCGCCGCAGCCTGCTGGCGAACCGCGCCCTGACGAGTTTTGAGGCCGCTGCGGCCGGCCCTGCAGCGCGTGAAGCGGCAGCGCGGGCGATAGGCCATCTGCAGGACGCTGGCATGGATGCGCCCGAGCTGGCGGAGGGTCTGCCCGCGCTCTGGCAGCTCGCCCATCATGTCAGCGACGATCTGGTGCTGATGATGCCGGGCAGGGATGGCTGGTATGTGGGCGCGGCAGTGCTCACCTCGCCCACCTTCTTCTCCCTCCCCCATGCCGCGGGAAAGACACTTCACGCACTCCACCGGCCCGTCCCCGGCGGGGAGCAGCTGTCCAGCCGGATTGCCCGCGTGTTCGACCATGTCCGCCCCGGACAGGTGCTCGAGCGCTTCAACTGGACCCTGCAGGCGGGTGATGACCGATTCACGCCGGATGGCGCGCCCTTGCGCGCACGGGCACTGGCGGCAGAGCCGGGCGACGTAGAAGCCCTCCTGCATGTGCGGGTAGAGCGCCAGACGATCACGAAGCTGGCGACTAGCGGCGCGGTCCTCTTCACCATCCGTATCTGCCTTGATCCGGTGGCGGCGCTGGACGCAAAAGAAAAGGCCGCTCTCGGAGCGGCCTGGCACGGTGCGGATGACGCCGCACGCGGCTACAAGAAATGGGCAGTGCTGGACCATCTGGTGGCCACAGCACTGCCCCTTCCCTGA
- a CDS encoding alanine/glycine:cation symporter family protein: protein MDTFFDNVTIFSDFLWGGTWGEQRILPVGIITIALLGTGIFTMIVLGGRPLKRLFPAFAELWAGRKSGGEGEITPWQALSTALSGQVGTGNLAGVATAITLGGPGAIFWMWVTAIFGMALAYAESSLAVRFREKHPDGHYHGGPMYYIQNGLGKNWKWLAVLFCIGTILSALATGGAIQANSVTQSAVEASTSLGIDLPRWVVGAALALLVFAVIIGGIKSIGTVAGRVVPFMAAAYILIALIILITHASEIPDAFVLIFTEAFGFREAAGGFAGYVILAAIRAGVARGLFSNEAGQGSAPIAHAAAQTSNPVKQGEIAMLGVFIDTMIICTMTALVILVVSGSYANLDGSIVEFAWQSDALQASAITTAAFAEGIYAGGWIILTAQALFAFTTIIGWSYYAETSATYIIGDWAARPFRFVWVAVAFLGTLIVNVDGLWRVGDVANSMMLFPNVIAILLLTGVVIRYTQEYDRKGIVPPAWHGDTPRDADGKPVVSAKSESVKGEKPAG, encoded by the coding sequence ATGGACACTTTCTTCGACAATGTCACGATTTTCAGTGACTTCCTTTGGGGAGGCACGTGGGGCGAGCAGCGCATCCTGCCCGTTGGCATCATCACCATCGCCCTTCTGGGTACTGGTATTTTCACGATGATCGTGCTGGGCGGGCGTCCGCTCAAACGGCTCTTCCCGGCCTTTGCCGAGCTGTGGGCAGGGCGCAAAAGCGGCGGTGAGGGTGAGATCACGCCCTGGCAGGCGCTGTCGACCGCGCTCTCCGGTCAGGTCGGCACCGGCAACCTGGCCGGTGTGGCAACCGCCATTACGCTTGGGGGGCCGGGCGCGATCTTCTGGATGTGGGTAACGGCCATTTTCGGCATGGCGCTCGCCTATGCCGAGTCATCGCTGGCCGTGCGTTTCCGCGAAAAACATCCCGACGGCCACTATCATGGTGGTCCCATGTACTACATCCAGAACGGGCTGGGCAAAAACTGGAAATGGCTGGCCGTGCTGTTCTGCATCGGCACCATATTGTCCGCACTTGCTACTGGCGGCGCCATTCAGGCCAACTCGGTCACCCAGTCCGCCGTCGAGGCCAGCACCTCGCTCGGGATTGATCTTCCGCGCTGGGTTGTCGGCGCGGCCCTCGCCCTCCTGGTCTTTGCCGTCATCATTGGCGGCATCAAGTCCATCGGCACGGTGGCAGGACGCGTCGTGCCCTTCATGGCAGCGGCCTACATCTTGATCGCCCTGATCATCCTGATCACTCATGCGTCCGAGATCCCCGACGCCTTCGTACTGATCTTCACCGAGGCCTTCGGCTTCAGGGAAGCGGCAGGCGGGTTTGCCGGCTATGTCATCCTGGCGGCCATCCGCGCCGGTGTGGCGCGCGGCCTGTTTTCCAACGAGGCGGGGCAAGGGTCGGCGCCCATCGCGCACGCCGCCGCACAGACCAGCAACCCCGTCAAGCAGGGCGAGATCGCCATGCTGGGCGTGTTCATCGACACAATGATCATCTGCACCATGACCGCGCTGGTCATCCTCGTCGTATCGGGCAGCTATGCCAATCTGGACGGCTCCATCGTGGAGTTTGCCTGGCAGTCCGACGCCCTCCAGGCCTCGGCGATCACGACCGCTGCCTTTGCGGAGGGCATTTATGCGGGCGGCTGGATCATTCTGACGGCGCAGGCGCTCTTTGCCTTCACCACCATAATCGGCTGGTCCTATTATGCCGAAACATCGGCCACCTACATTATTGGCGACTGGGCGGCGCGTCCGTTCCGCTTTGTCTGGGTGGCGGTTGCTTTCCTCGGCACGCTGATCGTCAATGTGGACGGGCTCTGGCGGGTGGGCGATGTCGCCAACTCGATGATGCTGTTCCCGAACGTCATTGCCATTCTCCTGCTGACCGGCGTCGTGATCCGCTATACGCAGGAATATGACCGCAAGGGTATCGTGCCGCCTGCCTGGCACGGCGATACCCCGCGTGATGCGGACGGCAAGCCGGTGGTTTCGGCCAAGTCAGAGAGTGTGAAAGGCGAGAAGCCCGCCGGGTAA
- a CDS encoding dienelactone hydrolase family protein, producing the protein MVWRAAILALTALLLAACSNAPDTLEQRIAMLEPYISVQMPQDTSEPVPAVLMFSGCGGVISVQHDYAAIANEAGVAALIVDSHAARGIGRMGARLTVCTAARMRGDERAGDVVAALAHARSLPGIDASRLALIGWSHGGWTLLDTLTLAHDGAPPGGMDAMPDNALEGVHSVMLVYPWCGFLSRVHRHALTASPPVHALLAADDMIANPGACADMFTWQSEDGAQIEWQVLDGLTHAFDAPDEPFDPRVRHDEAGTAFAHDWFAARLRASLQGAAH; encoded by the coding sequence ATGGTCTGGCGGGCCGCCATTCTGGCGCTCACCGCACTGCTGCTGGCGGCCTGCAGCAATGCGCCTGATACGCTTGAACAGCGGATCGCCATGCTGGAGCCGTATATCAGCGTTCAGATGCCTCAAGACACCTCGGAACCTGTCCCGGCGGTGCTGATGTTTTCCGGCTGCGGCGGGGTGATCTCCGTCCAGCATGACTACGCCGCCATTGCCAATGAGGCGGGAGTAGCCGCGCTGATCGTGGACTCCCACGCGGCTCGCGGAATTGGCCGGATGGGCGCCCGCCTGACGGTATGTACCGCTGCGCGGATGCGGGGCGATGAACGGGCGGGTGATGTTGTTGCCGCCCTCGCCCATGCCCGGTCACTGCCCGGCATTGATGCCTCCCGGCTGGCCCTCATCGGCTGGAGCCATGGCGGCTGGACCTTGCTGGACACGTTGACGCTGGCCCATGACGGCGCGCCGCCCGGCGGGATGGACGCGATGCCGGACAATGCGCTGGAAGGTGTTCACTCGGTCATGCTGGTCTATCCGTGGTGCGGCTTTCTCAGCCGGGTGCATCGCCACGCCCTGACTGCCTCTCCGCCCGTCCACGCCCTTCTGGCCGCTGATGACATGATCGCCAATCCGGGTGCCTGCGCCGACATGTTCACATGGCAGAGCGAAGACGGCGCGCAGATTGAATGGCAGGTGCTCGATGGCCTGACCCATGCCTTTGACGCCCCTGATGAGCCATTCGATCCGCGCGTGCGTCATGATGAGGCGGGCACAGCCTTTGCCCATGACTGGTTCGCAGCCCGCCTCCGCGCGAGCCTGCAGGGCGCTGCACACTAG
- the purH gene encoding bifunctional phosphoribosylaminoimidazolecarboxamide formyltransferase/IMP cyclohydrolase produces MSDEFLAPVRRALISVSDKTGLVARARRLSEMGVELVSTGGTLATLRESGLEARDAADVTGYPEMMDGRVKTLHPRIHGGLLARRDREDDLASMEEHGIPAIDLLMVNLYPFEEAVASGADIDGCIAKIDVGGPAMIRAAAKNHANVTVCVEGDDLEKVIGEMEKHEGQTTLALRRHLAAKAFARTAAYDSAIAERLATETEEPDNRFFAIGGTLSQGLRYGENPHQNAALYASPAPRPGIVSARQLQGKELSYNNLADADAAFELVSEFDAEEQAACVIVKHANPCGVSAADSLATAYDRAFAADPVSAFGGIVALNRKLDADTADLIASHFTEVVIAPEADDAAMEVLAAKKNVRVLVTNGLADPAQAAWMVKSVAGGLLVQSRDTGHVLAKDLKTVTERAPSETELADLLFAWRVVKHVKSNAIVYAKGGTTSGIGMGQTSRLDAAVLAARKAELAAQENGWDEPRTRGSVCASDAFFPFADGLNAAIEAGATAIIQPGGSIRDEEVIKAANEAGLAMVFTGMRHFRH; encoded by the coding sequence ATGTCGGATGAATTCCTTGCGCCGGTACGCCGTGCGCTGATCTCGGTATCGGACAAGACCGGCCTGGTGGCCCGCGCCCGCAGGCTGTCGGAGATGGGTGTCGAGCTGGTCTCCACCGGCGGTACGCTCGCCACCTTGCGCGAATCCGGGCTGGAGGCGCGCGACGCAGCCGATGTCACCGGATACCCTGAAATGATGGACGGGCGGGTGAAAACCCTGCATCCGCGCATTCATGGCGGATTGCTGGCCCGGCGCGACCGGGAAGATGATCTCGCTTCGATGGAAGAGCATGGCATTCCGGCCATCGACCTTCTCATGGTCAATCTCTACCCGTTCGAGGAAGCCGTGGCCTCCGGCGCGGACATTGATGGCTGTATTGCCAAGATCGATGTCGGCGGCCCGGCCATGATCCGCGCTGCCGCGAAAAACCACGCCAATGTCACCGTGTGCGTGGAAGGCGATGATCTGGAGAAGGTCATTGGCGAGATGGAAAAGCATGAGGGGCAGACCACGCTCGCCCTGCGCCGCCATCTGGCAGCCAAAGCCTTTGCCCGCACCGCCGCCTATGACAGCGCGATTGCCGAGCGGCTGGCGACCGAGACGGAAGAGCCCGACAATCGCTTCTTCGCCATTGGCGGCACGCTGTCGCAAGGCCTGCGCTATGGCGAGAACCCGCACCAGAACGCGGCCCTCTATGCCAGCCCCGCGCCGCGGCCCGGCATTGTTTCGGCCAGGCAGCTGCAGGGCAAGGAGCTGTCCTACAACAATCTGGCCGACGCAGACGCCGCGTTTGAACTGGTCAGCGAGTTTGACGCCGAGGAGCAGGCGGCCTGCGTCATCGTCAAGCACGCCAATCCGTGCGGGGTCAGCGCTGCCGACAGCCTTGCCACCGCCTATGACCGTGCGTTTGCTGCCGATCCGGTCAGCGCGTTTGGCGGCATTGTCGCTCTTAACCGCAAGCTGGATGCCGATACGGCCGATCTCATCGCCTCGCACTTCACTGAAGTGGTGATCGCGCCGGAAGCCGATGATGCGGCAATGGAAGTCCTGGCGGCGAAGAAGAATGTCCGCGTACTGGTGACAAATGGTCTCGCCGATCCTGCGCAGGCCGCATGGATGGTCAAATCGGTGGCGGGCGGCCTGCTGGTCCAGTCGCGCGATACCGGCCATGTGCTGGCCAAGGATCTCAAAACCGTCACCGAGCGCGCGCCGAGCGAAACCGAGCTGGCCGATCTCCTGTTTGCCTGGCGGGTGGTCAAGCATGTGAAGTCTAATGCCATTGTCTACGCCAAGGGCGGCACCACCTCCGGCATCGGCATGGGCCAGACCAGCCGGCTGGATGCGGCGGTACTGGCGGCGCGCAAAGCCGAGCTCGCCGCACAGGAAAATGGCTGGGACGAACCGCGCACGCGCGGCTCTGTGTGCGCGTCGGACGCCTTCTTCCCGTTTGCCGACGGGCTGAACGCGGCCATTGAGGCCGGTGCCACGGCCATCATCCAGCCGGGCGGCTCGATCCGCGATGAGGAAGTGATCAAAGCCGCCAATGAGGCCGGCCTTGCCATGGTCTTCACCGGCATGCGCCATTTCCGGCATTGA
- a CDS encoding heparinase II/III family protein, whose translation MGTLVTSRDIGQAALGAMRREFSDFANFLPPYRMLSLSGGAGRRTLHPLEPLPGGDAARGAALLAGRFTLGGETLNVPAGESVWALPAPSRAFAARLHSFEWLPDLLAVREGDAQDAALTLIDDWLSWFGRWNSFAWSPAILARRVHVWLQVLPLLDSGEDRRARDTRMKSLVRQAARLRRALQLLPASADRIDAAIALTAAAISMELGQRTRQAGERQLAADLKAQILSDGGHISRAPLTSARILAALVQLDTLANAQGLTLDTEINRAMDRLAGGVRFFRMGPKGLASFHGGGEGSTRLIETAMRGREKVKPFNVAPHSGYHRAEAGGTVVILDAAGPAKGAHGVNAHASALSFEFAPPGGRLIVNCGWSDDQPPGWREAVRATAAHSALTLEETSSARLIRPGWKRNLLGERFETGPDPVRARRNEEDVGVWLESSHDGYRAQFGVGIRRRLFLAVDGGDLRGEDGIYRPVEDGPPDDPEKLLSFAIRFHLHPGVKASLSRDSLSALLVLPNGDGWRFRTDGGPVRLERSVYLASGATPVRSTQLVISGEAESYGGGERPPNRVRWAFQRLGRVGGA comes from the coding sequence ATGGGCACTCTCGTCACCAGCCGGGATATAGGTCAGGCCGCCCTTGGCGCGATGCGCCGCGAGTTTTCCGATTTTGCCAATTTCCTGCCACCCTACCGCATGTTGTCTCTGTCAGGCGGCGCGGGCAGGCGCACGCTTCACCCGCTTGAACCGCTGCCCGGCGGCGATGCCGCACGCGGCGCGGCGCTGCTGGCCGGCCGGTTCACGCTGGGCGGGGAGACGCTGAACGTGCCCGCAGGCGAAAGCGTCTGGGCCCTGCCAGCGCCCTCGCGCGCCTTTGCTGCGCGGCTGCACAGCTTTGAATGGCTCCCCGACTTGCTGGCAGTGCGCGAGGGCGATGCGCAGGACGCGGCCCTCACGCTGATAGATGACTGGCTGTCATGGTTTGGCCGGTGGAACAGCTTTGCCTGGAGCCCGGCCATTCTGGCCCGCCGGGTGCATGTCTGGCTGCAAGTCCTGCCCCTGCTGGACAGCGGAGAGGACCGGCGCGCCCGCGACACCCGGATGAAAAGCCTCGTCCGGCAAGCGGCGCGGCTGCGGCGCGCCTTGCAACTCCTGCCTGCCAGTGCTGATCGGATTGACGCTGCTATCGCCCTGACGGCAGCGGCGATAAGCATGGAGCTGGGCCAGCGCACCCGGCAGGCCGGTGAACGCCAGCTGGCAGCCGATCTGAAAGCCCAGATTCTTTCCGATGGCGGCCATATCAGCCGCGCACCGCTGACCAGCGCGCGGATCCTCGCCGCACTGGTGCAGCTCGATACGCTGGCCAACGCGCAAGGGCTGACCCTCGACACCGAAATCAACCGGGCGATGGACCGGCTGGCAGGCGGGGTCCGCTTCTTCCGCATGGGACCAAAGGGCTTGGCCAGCTTTCATGGCGGCGGCGAAGGATCAACGCGGCTCATCGAAACCGCAATGCGCGGGCGCGAAAAGGTGAAACCTTTCAATGTCGCGCCCCATTCCGGCTATCACCGGGCGGAAGCAGGCGGCACGGTCGTGATTCTCGATGCTGCCGGGCCGGCCAAAGGCGCGCACGGGGTGAACGCCCATGCCAGCGCGCTATCGTTCGAGTTTGCCCCGCCGGGCGGCCGCCTGATTGTTAATTGCGGCTGGAGCGACGACCAGCCTCCGGGCTGGCGCGAGGCCGTGCGCGCCACAGCGGCCCATTCTGCGCTGACGCTTGAAGAGACATCGTCGGCCCGTCTCATCCGTCCGGGCTGGAAGCGCAATCTTCTGGGCGAGCGGTTCGAGACCGGGCCGGATCCGGTGCGCGCGCGGCGCAATGAAGAAGATGTCGGGGTGTGGCTGGAATCCAGTCATGACGGCTACCGGGCACAATTTGGCGTCGGCATACGCCGGCGCCTGTTTCTGGCTGTGGATGGCGGCGATCTGCGCGGCGAGGACGGCATTTACCGCCCTGTCGAGGACGGCCCGCCCGATGATCCTGAAAAGCTGCTCAGCTTCGCCATACGCTTCCATCTGCATCCGGGTGTGAAGGCATCCCTGTCACGCGATTCCCTTAGCGCCCTGCTGGTCCTGCCCAATGGCGATGGCTGGCGGTTCCGCACAGATGGCGGCCCTGTCCGCCTGGAGCGGTCGGTCTATCTGGCAAGCGGTGCCACGCCAGTGCGGTCCACCCAGCTGGTGATTTCCGGCGAGGCAGAATCGTATGGGGGAGGCGAGCGGCCGCCAAACCGTGTAAGATGGGCGTTCCAGCGCCTTGGTCGCGTCGGCGGGGCGTGA